Proteins encoded together in one Hymenobacter psoromatis window:
- a CDS encoding DUF4134 domain-containing protein encodes MLSNLTSRATKRLNKALSTGLLVLGTTSAALAQGGLNAGKQGIQDATTAIAGYFDPATLLIYAIAAIVGLVGAIKVFSKWNSGDQDTQKSAMSWFGSCIFLVVVATVLRAFFL; translated from the coding sequence ATGTTAAGCAACCTCACCAGCCGCGCTACCAAGCGCCTGAACAAAGCCCTCAGCACCGGCCTGCTCGTGCTGGGTACCACTAGTGCCGCCCTGGCCCAGGGTGGCCTCAATGCCGGCAAGCAGGGCATCCAGGATGCTACCACTGCCATTGCCGGTTACTTCGACCCAGCTACCCTACTCATCTACGCCATCGCGGCCATCGTGGGCCTCGTAGGTGCCATTAAGGTGTTCAGCAAGTGGAACTCGGGTGACCAGGACACCCAGAAGTCAGCTATGAGCTGGTTCGGTAGCTGCATCTTCCTGGTGGTCGTGGCCACGGTGCTGCGCGCTTTCTTCTTGTAA
- a CDS encoding DUF4133 domain-containing protein: MGHYPLNKGINKPIELKGLVGSRYIFMLVAGLGGVFLGFIVLRIVGANTYLSVALALGGGFAWVTRVFALSAKYGEHGAMKLRAKGRQPQRIVSRNARLFKDLKQS; the protein is encoded by the coding sequence ATGGGCCACTACCCACTGAACAAGGGCATTAACAAGCCTATCGAACTCAAGGGGCTAGTGGGCTCGCGCTACATCTTCATGTTGGTTGCCGGCCTCGGCGGTGTGTTTTTGGGCTTCATCGTCCTGCGCATCGTCGGGGCCAACACGTACCTCTCGGTAGCGCTGGCCCTAGGTGGCGGCTTCGCCTGGGTAACGCGGGTATTTGCACTTAGTGCCAAATACGGCGAGCACGGCGCCATGAAGCTACGCGCCAAGGGTCGCCAGCCCCAACGAATTGTAAGTCGTAATGCTCGCCTTTTCAAAGATTTAAAGCAGTCATGA
- a CDS encoding TraG family conjugative transposon ATPase gives MSNLLLNSATLESKQPIYKVESNCLISKNADITVGYRLELPEIFTLSAGNYESLHSAFSKGVRILPNHTVVHKQDWFVEDKYTPEFGEGDTMLSHAYNLHFYERPFLNHHCYLYLTKTSSARDSWNSMSTMLSRSSIVPKDMMKDEVLNEFFTAVGQFVRVLSDAGITLTQLTDDEICGTEARTGILEKYLSLDLRDKSPAVDIDFTNGLKVGPRACSCFSLGRLDDLPSALQTEGKYGPLSKDNSPFYVGFAAPLALLLPVNHIYNQYVFVDDHKKAIKKFEKKRDNMNSLSGTSRENAINKEFYDRYLNEAISDEKLIVRAHANVLAWTENPHEEKALREAVGSAINSLNCAARQNTVDIGALYWAGIPGNAGDFPGEESFYTFEDAATCLWNVETNYRDSSSPFGIKLSDRISGKPVHVDLSDEPMKQGIIKNRNKFVLGPSGSGKSFFTNGMVRQYHEQGAHVLLVDTGNSYKGLCELKGGVYFTYEEAKPISFNPFYVEGRPDVEKRKSLHTLILTLWKLADEKVTQSESVSISNAIAQYYQLLEKDTSLKASFNTFYEFLSGPYRTHLDTEKVREKDFDIHNFLYVLAPYYRGGEYDYLLNSEKQLNLTRESFIVFELDNIKDHPILFPVVTLIIMDTFLQKMRQLDGVRKMILIEEAWKALATANMAEYIKYLFKTVRKFFGEAIVVTQEIEDIIGNPIVKDTIINNSHCKIMLDMNDFLSRFDDIQRMMSLSDKEKDLVLSINRNNRPGAKYNEVFITLGGRVSKVYGVEVSKEEYVTYTTEQTEKMQLFKKVNDGMDISSAIQAYADELRAA, from the coding sequence ATGAGCAATCTCCTTCTCAACTCGGCTACGCTGGAAAGCAAGCAGCCCATCTACAAGGTGGAGAGCAACTGCCTCATCAGCAAGAATGCCGACATCACGGTGGGCTACCGCTTGGAATTGCCCGAAATCTTCACGCTTTCGGCCGGCAACTACGAGTCGCTGCATTCCGCTTTCAGCAAGGGGGTCCGCATTCTGCCCAACCACACGGTGGTGCACAAGCAGGACTGGTTTGTGGAGGATAAGTACACGCCGGAGTTCGGGGAGGGCGATACCATGCTCTCGCACGCTTACAACCTCCACTTTTACGAGCGGCCGTTTCTCAACCACCACTGCTACCTCTACCTCACCAAAACGTCCTCGGCCCGCGACTCGTGGAACAGCATGAGCACCATGCTCTCCCGGTCCAGCATCGTGCCCAAGGACATGATGAAAGACGAGGTGCTGAACGAGTTCTTCACTGCCGTAGGTCAATTTGTACGGGTGCTCTCCGATGCCGGCATTACCCTTACCCAGCTGACGGATGATGAGATTTGCGGCACCGAAGCGAGGACGGGCATTCTGGAAAAGTACCTGTCGCTCGACCTGCGCGACAAGTCGCCGGCGGTTGACATCGACTTCACCAATGGCCTGAAAGTGGGCCCTAGGGCGTGCAGCTGCTTCTCGCTTGGCCGACTCGATGACCTGCCCTCCGCGCTGCAAACGGAGGGTAAGTACGGGCCCCTGAGCAAGGATAACTCGCCGTTCTACGTGGGCTTCGCGGCCCCGCTGGCCCTGCTACTGCCCGTCAATCACATCTACAACCAGTACGTGTTCGTGGATGACCACAAAAAGGCCATTAAGAAATTTGAGAAGAAGCGCGACAACATGAACTCGCTCTCGGGCACCTCCCGCGAGAATGCCATCAACAAAGAGTTCTACGACCGCTACCTGAACGAAGCCATCTCCGATGAGAAGCTAATCGTGCGGGCGCACGCCAACGTGCTGGCCTGGACCGAGAATCCTCACGAGGAAAAGGCCCTGCGCGAGGCGGTGGGCTCGGCCATCAACTCGCTCAACTGCGCAGCCCGGCAAAACACGGTTGATATCGGGGCGCTGTACTGGGCGGGCATCCCGGGCAATGCCGGCGACTTCCCCGGCGAGGAAAGCTTCTACACGTTCGAGGATGCCGCCACCTGCCTGTGGAACGTGGAAACCAACTATCGCGATTCCTCCAGCCCGTTCGGCATCAAGCTCAGCGACCGCATCAGCGGCAAGCCCGTGCACGTGGACTTGTCGGACGAGCCCATGAAGCAGGGCATTATCAAAAACCGCAACAAGTTCGTGCTGGGGCCGTCCGGCTCGGGCAAGTCGTTTTTCACCAACGGCATGGTGCGCCAGTACCATGAGCAAGGGGCGCATGTGCTGCTCGTGGATACCGGCAACAGCTATAAGGGGCTGTGCGAGCTGAAAGGCGGGGTATACTTCACCTACGAGGAAGCCAAGCCCATCAGCTTCAATCCATTCTACGTGGAGGGGCGGCCCGACGTGGAGAAGCGTAAAAGCCTGCACACCCTGATTCTGACGCTTTGGAAGCTGGCCGATGAGAAAGTCACCCAGTCGGAATCGGTATCCATCTCGAATGCCATCGCCCAGTACTACCAGCTGCTGGAAAAGGACACGAGCCTCAAGGCCAGCTTCAACACGTTCTACGAATTCCTGAGCGGTCCCTACCGTACCCACCTCGATACCGAGAAGGTACGGGAGAAGGACTTCGACATTCACAACTTCCTCTATGTGCTCGCGCCCTACTATAGGGGAGGAGAGTACGACTACCTGCTCAACTCAGAAAAGCAGCTCAACCTTACCAGGGAGTCATTCATTGTCTTTGAGTTGGATAACATCAAAGACCACCCGATTCTTTTTCCGGTGGTGACCCTCATCATCATGGACACCTTCCTACAGAAGATGCGCCAGCTCGACGGGGTGCGCAAGATGATTCTAATTGAGGAGGCGTGGAAAGCGCTGGCCACGGCCAACATGGCCGAGTACATCAAGTACCTGTTTAAAACCGTCCGCAAGTTCTTCGGGGAAGCTATCGTCGTGACTCAGGAGATTGAAGACATCATCGGCAATCCGATTGTGAAGGACACCATCATTAATAACTCGCATTGCAAAATCATGCTGGATATGAATGACTTCCTGAGCCGTTTCGATGATATTCAGCGCATGATGAGCCTCTCCGACAAGGAGAAAGACCTAGTGCTTTCCATCAACCGCAACAACCGCCCTGGCGCCAAATACAACGAGGTATTCATCACCCTGGGGGGACGGGTATCGAAGGTATATGGCGTCGAAGTGTCGAAGGAAGAATACGTGACGTACACCACCGAGCAGACCGAAAAAATGCAGCTGTTCAAGAAAGTGAACGACGGCATGGACATTTCTTCGGCAATCCAGGCCTACGCTGACGAGCTGCGCGCCGCCTAG
- the traJ gene encoding conjugative transposon protein TraJ, whose product MTLLTLLLQVSIPVKSLQELLDNLYNEMLPLCADLVNVGRALGGLGALIFIASKVWRHQAEGSPIEFFPLLRPFAIGLAISLFPSMLGILNGVLGGISSATSSIVLTQNQDIIQLQARKTALLAARPENAPYEDDEAFDKELESKDVLDFGGKASLYFDRMSYSMQKSFREWIRNVLELAHDSAALVINTIRTFFLIILSIIGPISFGFAIWPGFESTLTNWFSRYINVFLWLPVANIFGAIIAKIQVMMLNLDIAQIQSNGDLEKADYGYMIFLVIAIAGYFTVPSVASWIVSASGLTNITRFASNAGGAAGSMAAGAAGGVAGQVAGRAMAAGRAVFGGGQGSQPSGGNQGGNGYQNTNKAA is encoded by the coding sequence ATGACGCTACTTACTCTACTCCTTCAGGTTTCCATTCCGGTCAAGTCGCTTCAGGAGTTGCTCGACAACCTCTACAACGAGATGCTGCCTCTGTGCGCCGACCTCGTGAACGTGGGCCGCGCCCTAGGTGGGCTAGGGGCGCTGATTTTCATCGCTAGCAAGGTGTGGCGCCATCAGGCGGAAGGCTCGCCTATTGAGTTCTTTCCCTTGCTGCGCCCCTTCGCCATCGGCCTGGCCATTTCCCTTTTCCCCTCCATGCTGGGCATCCTGAACGGCGTGCTAGGTGGAATTTCGAGTGCCACTTCCTCCATCGTCCTGACGCAGAACCAAGACATCATCCAGTTGCAGGCCCGCAAAACAGCCCTGCTCGCGGCCCGGCCCGAAAATGCCCCCTACGAAGATGATGAGGCATTTGACAAGGAATTGGAGAGTAAGGATGTACTCGACTTCGGCGGTAAGGCCTCACTGTACTTCGACCGCATGAGCTACAGCATGCAGAAGAGTTTTCGGGAGTGGATTCGCAATGTGCTGGAATTGGCCCACGACTCGGCCGCGCTGGTGATAAACACCATTCGCACTTTCTTCCTTATCATCCTAAGCATAATCGGCCCTATCAGCTTCGGCTTTGCCATCTGGCCTGGCTTCGAAAGCACGCTGACCAACTGGTTTTCGCGCTACATCAACGTGTTCCTCTGGTTGCCAGTGGCCAACATCTTCGGGGCCATCATCGCCAAGATTCAGGTGATGATGCTCAACCTCGATATCGCTCAGATTCAGTCCAATGGCGACCTGGAAAAGGCCGACTATGGCTACATGATTTTCCTGGTGATTGCCATTGCCGGCTACTTCACCGTGCCTTCAGTAGCGAGCTGGATAGTCTCGGCTAGCGGCCTGACTAACATCACACGCTTTGCCTCCAATGCCGGGGGCGCTGCCGGCAGCATGGCCGCTGGTGCAGCCGGGGGCGTGGCTGGCCAGGTAGCCGGCCGGGCTATGGCCGCTGGGCGGGCCGTGTTCGGCGGTGGCCAGGGCAGCCAGCCATCGGGCGGCAATCAAGGTGGCAACGGCTACCAGAATACCAATAAAGCGGCTTAA